GATCGGCGCCAGATTCACCTGGTTGGCACCCCAGGAAAACAGAAAGCAGATGACCAGCGCGGTGGTCACCAGCAGCCCGTGTCCCCGCAGCACACTGGCGGCGCGAAACAGCAGCCGCGGCAATTGCAGATATCCAAGAATAAGCGCCGCCGCCAGAAACGCGAACGACAGGCCGATGATCTTGACCACGCTGAACACATGAAACTTCTCGCCCTCCAGAATCACGCCCGAAACAACCGCCAGCACGATCAGGCCCAGCACGTCATCAATTACCGCGGCGCCCAGAATGATTTTTGATTCGCGAGCCTGACTTTGCCCGATATCGCGCAGCACGCGAGCCGTAATGCCGACGCTGGTCGCGCACAAAGTGGCCCCCAGAAACGCGGGCACCTGCCAATGCGCCAGCGAATCACTCAACAGGAAAAATCCGACGCCGAAGCCCAGCACCATCGGAGCAATCACGCCCAGAATCGCAACAATCAGCGACGACACGCCGACCGACAGCATCTCCTTGACGCGAGATTCCAGCCCCACTTCAAACAGCAGCAGCACCACGCCGATTCGCGAAAGAATATCCAGCGTGTTTCCCGTCAGAGCATCTGCGTTGTCGGGGCTCGGCTTGAAGAAATCGAAAACGTGCGATCCGGTCAGAAACGCCCAGTTGCCAAGAATGATCCCGACCGCCAGTTCGCCCAGAACGGCCGGCATCCCGATTCGTTCGACAACGTCGCCGACGATCTTCGCCAGCAGCAGAATGATCAGGATGGCCATCAGGACTTCCGCGACCGGGTCCTTGTGGCCTCCCGAATGCTCCGCGTCCGCATGTTCCGCGTCAGAATTTTCCGCCGCCGCG
This region of Planctomycetaceae bacterium genomic DNA includes:
- a CDS encoding cation:proton antiporter, whose translation is MSVQPASSNRKRSRRTVSWRAIGLLAAITLVVWSRQFFASGTVLPAAFAAPVQGKISAAPPDQLEAAPGDDAEHAAAENSDAEHADAEHSGGHKDPVAEVLMAILIILLLAKIVGDVVERIGMPAVLGELAVGIILGNWAFLTGSHVFDFFKPSPDNADALTGNTLDILSRIGVVLLLFEVGLESRVKEMLSVGVSSLIVAILGVIAPMVLGFGVGFFLLSDSLAHWQVPAFLGATLCATSVGITARVLRDIGQSQARESKIILGAAVIDDVLGLIVLAVVSGVILEGEKFHVFSVVKIIGLSFAFLAAALILGYLQLPRLLFRAASVLRGHGLLVTTALVICFLFSWGANQVNLAPIIGAFAAGLILEGAHYQEVGEKWKNRRLEDALAPLSAMLIPIFFVETGVAVDFNAFVGPPAEAHAVAAETEVPGSHDSTSAGEAEPAAAPAATFHTPRVRGSLLWILAGGLTVVAILGKLVCAWGVREKGLNTLAVGIGMIPRGEVGLIFAGEGRRLTTPEGDRVVGEGTFAAIVVMVMVTTMITPPLLKWAMTRRGSESR